A window of the Planctomycetia bacterium genome harbors these coding sequences:
- a CDS encoding DUF1549 and DUF1553 domain-containing protein — translation MQRTLFLLTWTIGSGLLAQAHAETIPNAHAQAEAPLVAPADSRFAADCEEVPSLQRHVLPLMGRLGCNGRACHGSFQGQGGFRLSLFGYDFKTDYEALVKSKVPRVDPKNIAASMILAKPSSDDKDEHGGGKRIEVGSWQYRLIANWIKAGAPAVDEAKDPQFVRMEVTPTEIVYDKIGAATQLHVVAHWSDGSREDVTPLCRFQTQDDAVAKVDPAGKITCVGKGDTHVVAFYDNGVVPVGVLLPVSDRSGPAYPDVAAKTRIDQLVVTKLRKLGVVPSEVCSDSEFLRRASLDITGQLPSAAEVEAFAADTAPNKRAKKTDELLARPAYAAWWSTKLNDILGNSENQLRNGAHSRASELWYRWINGRLADNAHYDDIVEGIVLATGRSSAGQTLAEYSAEMSSYVRNDSPADIHERATMPFYWMRQNMRTPNEKALSFSYAFLGVRLQCAECHKHPFDQWSQYDFQHFTAFFNRVSSGLKNKQEYEQMVAALKLEVDPKKGGGQVRQTLDKLAIDGKVVPFPEVFIQDAKNGKAPGKENKGKFVAAGRVITPKVLGGEEIVDRTYDDPRQPLMDWLRQKDNPYFAKSFVNRVWANYFNVGIVEPADDMNLANAPSNKELLDYLAAAFVEHDYDIKWLMREIVGSETYQRSWHVNATNELDLRNFSRAVPRRLPAEVVYDAVVSATAGDAELSERSGDPITTCAIGLGLGYTTRNNGGGKGRSANYALSVFGKPKRETPCDCERSNEPSLLQTVFLRNDQEMFSLITRRNGWLDLAVGSSTKPMVAEAAGSASEPMKKIGRELATLRAEQERLAGLLKETGDKKPTAEKRKKLEQEQAWNALRLAELRKARFAGEAGGKNKPGANGGASGAVVTQATTKAATPTPKTDAELIRQAYLRTFSREPSAAELANAATYVKESTDQAAGMRDLVWALMNAKEFVVNH, via the coding sequence ATGCAGCGCACTCTCTTTCTTCTCACCTGGACGATCGGCTCCGGCCTGCTCGCGCAAGCTCACGCCGAAACGATTCCCAATGCCCATGCTCAGGCCGAAGCGCCGCTGGTCGCTCCGGCCGATAGTCGCTTCGCCGCCGATTGCGAGGAGGTGCCGAGCTTGCAACGGCATGTGTTGCCGCTGATGGGGCGGCTCGGCTGCAACGGTCGGGCCTGCCACGGCTCATTCCAAGGCCAAGGTGGTTTCCGCCTGTCACTCTTCGGCTACGACTTCAAAACCGATTACGAAGCGCTCGTCAAAAGCAAAGTGCCGCGCGTCGACCCGAAGAACATCGCGGCCAGTATGATTCTCGCCAAGCCTTCGTCGGACGATAAAGACGAGCATGGCGGAGGGAAGCGGATCGAGGTCGGGAGTTGGCAATACCGCCTGATCGCGAACTGGATCAAAGCCGGAGCGCCGGCGGTCGACGAGGCGAAAGATCCGCAGTTCGTGCGAATGGAAGTGACGCCGACGGAGATCGTCTACGACAAAATCGGTGCAGCGACCCAGTTGCACGTCGTCGCACATTGGTCGGACGGCTCGCGCGAAGACGTGACGCCGCTCTGTCGTTTTCAAACGCAAGACGACGCCGTCGCGAAAGTCGATCCCGCCGGCAAGATCACCTGCGTCGGCAAGGGAGACACGCATGTCGTCGCCTTCTACGACAACGGCGTCGTGCCGGTCGGAGTCTTGCTGCCGGTGAGCGACCGGTCGGGCCCGGCCTATCCCGACGTCGCCGCGAAGACGCGGATCGATCAACTCGTCGTAACGAAGCTCCGCAAACTCGGCGTGGTGCCGTCGGAAGTTTGCTCCGACAGCGAGTTCCTGCGCCGCGCGAGCCTCGACATCACCGGCCAGCTGCCGTCGGCGGCGGAAGTCGAAGCGTTCGCCGCCGACACAGCGCCGAACAAGCGGGCGAAGAAGACGGACGAGCTCCTCGCTCGGCCCGCTTACGCCGCGTGGTGGAGCACGAAACTCAACGACATTCTCGGCAACAGCGAAAACCAACTTCGCAACGGCGCGCACTCGCGAGCAAGCGAGCTCTGGTATCGCTGGATCAACGGCCGCCTCGCCGACAACGCTCATTACGACGACATCGTCGAGGGGATCGTGCTGGCGACGGGCCGCAGCTCCGCAGGGCAAACCTTGGCGGAATATAGCGCCGAGATGTCGTCGTATGTCCGCAACGATAGTCCGGCCGACATCCACGAACGGGCCACGATGCCGTTTTACTGGATGCGGCAGAACATGCGCACCCCGAACGAGAAGGCGTTGTCGTTCAGCTATGCCTTTCTCGGCGTGCGGCTGCAATGCGCGGAATGCCACAAACATCCGTTCGACCAATGGAGCCAGTACGACTTCCAGCACTTCACGGCGTTCTTCAACCGCGTGAGCTCCGGCCTGAAGAATAAGCAGGAATACGAGCAGATGGTGGCCGCGCTGAAGCTCGAAGTCGATCCGAAAAAGGGAGGAGGACAAGTTCGCCAAACCCTCGACAAGCTGGCGATCGACGGCAAGGTCGTGCCGTTTCCCGAGGTCTTTATCCAAGACGCCAAAAACGGCAAAGCGCCGGGCAAGGAGAACAAAGGCAAGTTCGTCGCCGCCGGCCGCGTGATCACGCCGAAGGTGCTCGGCGGCGAAGAGATCGTCGACCGGACGTACGACGACCCGCGACAACCGCTGATGGATTGGTTGCGCCAGAAAGACAATCCTTACTTCGCAAAGTCGTTCGTCAATCGGGTCTGGGCGAACTACTTCAACGTCGGCATCGTCGAACCGGCCGACGACATGAACCTCGCCAACGCTCCGAGCAACAAGGAACTGCTCGACTACTTAGCCGCGGCGTTCGTCGAACACGATTACGACATCAAATGGCTCATGCGCGAGATCGTCGGGAGCGAGACCTACCAGCGCTCGTGGCACGTTAACGCCACGAACGAACTCGACCTGCGCAACTTCAGCCGGGCCGTGCCGCGGCGATTGCCCGCCGAAGTAGTCTACGATGCCGTCGTCAGTGCGACGGCCGGCGACGCCGAGTTGAGCGAGCGGAGCGGCGATCCGATCACGACCTGCGCGATCGGCCTGGGGCTCGGTTACACCACGCGCAACAACGGCGGCGGCAAAGGACGCTCCGCGAACTACGCCCTCAGCGTCTTCGGCAAACCGAAGCGCGAGACCCCGTGCGATTGCGAGCGCTCGAACGAGCCGTCGCTGCTGCAAACCGTGTTTCTCCGCAACGATCAGGAAATGTTCTCGCTGATTACCCGAAGGAACGGCTGGCTCGATCTCGCCGTCGGCAGTTCGACGAAACCGATGGTCGCCGAAGCCGCGGGCTCGGCATCGGAACCGATGAAGAAGATCGGCCGGGAGCTGGCTACACTCCGGGCCGAACAAGAGCGGCTCGCCGGCTTGTTGAAAGAAACCGGAGACAAGAAGCCAACCGCCGAGAAGCGGAAGAAGCTGGAACAAGAACAAGCTTGGAACGCGCTCCGGCTCGCCGAGCTGCGCAAGGCCCGCTTCGCCGGCGAGGCGGGGGGCAAGAACAAACCGGGCGCGAACGGCGGTGCATCCGGTGCGGTGGTCACGCAGGCGACTACAAAGGCAGCCACTCCGACGCCGAAGACCGACGCCGAGTTGATTCGCCAAGCGTACTTGCGCACGTTCAGCCGCGAACCTTCGGCCGCCGAACTGGCGAACGCCGCGACCTACGTGAAGGAATCGACCGACCAAGCCGCAGGAATGCGCGACCTCGTTTGGGCCTTGATGAACGCAAAGGAATTCGTCGTCAACCACTAA
- a CDS encoding DUF1501 domain-containing protein produces MSLHRFCDGMKRRDFLKVGALGTGLSLVDYLRWAQAGEVRPEAKAKAAIYIRLGGGPTHLDTFDMKPEAPVEYRGNLKPIQTNVAGMEICEKFPLLAKCADKFTILRGVSHTLAAHELGSKYLLTGNRPLPSIEFPSIGSVVSKELASPIDMPPFVAIPNSPQGGGFLGLQYGPFSTNAQPKLGLPFNVRGIGLQGGMTLSQVDRREKLLASVDTTFREIEAKSDVLSGLDEFSEQAYAMISSRRARDAFDMSREKPEVSQRFGEGEVNQSALLAVRLIEAGARFVTLTTGSWDMHNDIYTRLDKNLPMVDQSLSALLTTLEERGLLETTAVIMTGEFGRTPKVNARGGRDHWPRAMFVVMAGGGMKTGQTIGASDDKGQGPLHDAITPDDVAASLFHSLGIDSHKEYQTNTGRPVMISREGKLISQLFA; encoded by the coding sequence ATGTCGTTGCATCGCTTTTGTGACGGAATGAAGCGTCGCGATTTCCTCAAAGTCGGCGCGCTCGGCACGGGCTTGAGCTTGGTCGATTACTTGCGCTGGGCGCAGGCCGGCGAAGTGCGACCGGAAGCGAAGGCCAAGGCCGCGATCTACATCCGGCTCGGCGGCGGGCCGACGCACTTGGACACGTTCGACATGAAGCCGGAAGCTCCGGTCGAATACCGCGGCAACCTCAAGCCGATCCAAACGAACGTCGCCGGGATGGAGATTTGCGAGAAGTTCCCCCTCTTGGCGAAGTGCGCCGACAAGTTCACCATCTTGCGCGGCGTGAGCCATACGCTGGCCGCGCACGAGCTCGGCTCGAAGTATCTGCTGACGGGCAATCGGCCGCTGCCGTCGATCGAGTTCCCCTCGATCGGCTCGGTCGTGAGCAAGGAGCTGGCGTCGCCGATCGATATGCCGCCGTTCGTCGCGATTCCCAACTCGCCGCAAGGGGGCGGCTTCCTCGGTCTGCAATACGGTCCCTTCTCGACGAACGCGCAGCCGAAGCTCGGCCTACCGTTCAATGTGCGCGGCATCGGCCTGCAAGGGGGCATGACGTTGTCGCAAGTCGATCGCCGCGAGAAGCTGCTCGCATCCGTCGACACGACGTTCCGCGAGATCGAAGCGAAGAGCGACGTCCTGAGCGGCCTTGATGAATTCTCCGAGCAAGCCTACGCGATGATCAGCTCGCGCCGCGCGCGCGATGCGTTCGACATGAGCCGCGAGAAGCCGGAAGTCTCGCAGCGTTTCGGCGAGGGAGAGGTGAACCAGAGCGCGCTCTTGGCGGTGCGGCTCATCGAAGCCGGCGCGCGGTTCGTCACCCTGACGACCGGCAGTTGGGACATGCACAACGATATCTACACGCGGCTCGACAAGAACCTGCCGATGGTCGATCAAAGCCTGTCGGCGTTGCTCACCACCTTAGAAGAGCGAGGCCTCTTGGAAACCACGGCCGTGATCATGACCGGCGAGTTCGGGCGGACGCCGAAAGTGAATGCCCGCGGCGGGCGCGACCATTGGCCGCGCGCGATGTTCGTCGTGATGGCCGGCGGCGGGATGAAGACCGGGCAAACGATCGGCGCGAGCGACGATAAAGGCCAAGGCCCGCTCCACGACGCGATCACGCCCGACGATGTCGCGGCCTCGCTCTTCCATAGCCTCGGGATCGACTCGCATAAGGAATATCAAACCAATACGGGCCGGCCGGTGATGATCTCGCGCGAGGGGAAGCTGATCTCGCAACTGTTCGCTTAA
- the ilvB gene encoding biosynthetic-type acetolactate synthase large subunit: MATIAKPAAATDLVCGADIVVQSLINHGVDVIFAYPGGASMPLHQSLVKYKDKIRTILPRHEQGGGFAAQGYTRSTGKVGVCMGTSGPGATNLVTVIADAKLDSIPLVILTGQVKTPVIGSDAFQETPIVEVCRGITKHHYLVTDIKDLARVMREAFHIATSGRPGPVLVDLPKDVQQYETVPDYDAPMNLPGYHMEDRRASSAQLKAVAELIKGAKKPMVYAGGGIIAGDASTELRAFVKKTGIPVTMTLMGLGTFPADDPLCFDMLGMHGSVYANYAVEQCDLLLAFGVRFDDRVTGKLAEFAKHAKIVHIDIDPSELHKNKLALIGIMSDIKFALKELNKIVEAPSDLSGWLAQLNEWKKTYPFKYDKTYPGITQQYAISELNRLTRDRDPIVAVGVGQHQMWSAQWFKFNKPRTWLSSSGLGTMGFGLPAAMGAKVANPDRLVIDIDGDGSFQMNIQELGTCFCENIPVKVLLLNNQHLGMVVQWEDRFHDATRAHTYLGPIDHPEASGAGDGYGNPFRYPNFVGIAKAYGWGAKYVKEKADLTAALQEMIDFDGPYLLDVQVPYTEHVLPMIPGGGTVRDIIND, from the coding sequence GTGGCCACGATCGCCAAACCTGCCGCCGCTACCGACCTCGTTTGCGGTGCCGACATCGTCGTGCAGTCGCTCATCAACCACGGCGTCGATGTGATCTTCGCTTATCCGGGGGGCGCGAGCATGCCCCTGCATCAGTCGCTCGTCAAATACAAAGACAAGATCCGCACGATCCTCCCGCGCCATGAGCAAGGGGGCGGGTTCGCCGCGCAAGGCTACACGCGCAGCACCGGCAAAGTCGGCGTCTGCATGGGCACGAGCGGCCCGGGAGCGACGAACCTCGTCACCGTGATCGCCGACGCGAAGCTCGACAGCATTCCGCTGGTGATTCTCACCGGCCAGGTGAAGACGCCGGTCATCGGCAGCGATGCGTTTCAAGAAACGCCGATCGTCGAAGTCTGCCGCGGCATCACGAAGCACCACTACCTCGTGACCGACATTAAAGACTTGGCCCGCGTGATGCGCGAGGCGTTCCACATCGCCACGAGCGGCCGGCCGGGCCCGGTGCTGGTCGACCTGCCGAAAGACGTGCAACAGTACGAGACGGTGCCCGACTACGACGCCCCGATGAACCTGCCGGGCTACCACATGGAAGACCGCCGGGCCTCGTCGGCGCAGCTCAAGGCCGTGGCCGAGCTGATCAAAGGGGCGAAGAAGCCGATGGTCTATGCCGGAGGCGGCATCATCGCCGGCGACGCCTCGACCGAACTCCGCGCGTTCGTGAAGAAGACCGGCATTCCGGTCACGATGACGTTGATGGGCCTCGGCACGTTCCCGGCCGACGATCCTCTTTGCTTCGACATGCTCGGCATGCACGGCAGCGTGTATGCCAACTACGCCGTCGAGCAGTGCGACCTGCTCCTCGCGTTCGGCGTTCGGTTCGACGACCGCGTGACGGGCAAGCTTGCCGAGTTTGCGAAGCATGCCAAGATCGTGCATATCGACATCGACCCTTCGGAGCTGCATAAGAACAAGCTCGCGCTGATCGGCATCATGAGCGACATCAAGTTCGCGCTCAAGGAACTGAACAAGATCGTCGAAGCCCCGTCCGACCTCAGCGGCTGGCTGGCGCAGCTCAACGAGTGGAAGAAGACCTATCCGTTTAAGTACGACAAAACTTATCCGGGCATCACGCAACAATACGCGATCAGCGAGCTCAATCGTCTGACGCGCGATCGCGACCCGATCGTCGCGGTCGGCGTCGGCCAGCATCAGATGTGGTCGGCCCAGTGGTTCAAGTTCAATAAGCCCCGCACTTGGCTTTCGAGCTCGGGCCTCGGCACGATGGGATTCGGCCTGCCCGCCGCGATGGGCGCGAAGGTCGCGAATCCGGATCGTCTCGTCATCGACATCGACGGCGACGGCAGCTTCCAGATGAACATCCAAGAGCTCGGCACCTGCTTCTGCGAAAACATTCCGGTGAAGGTGTTGTTGTTGAACAACCAGCATCTCGGCATGGTCGTGCAATGGGAAGACCGCTTCCACGACGCGACCCGCGCGCACACCTACCTCGGCCCGATCGACCACCCGGAAGCCTCCGGCGCGGGCGACGGCTACGGCAATCCGTTCCGCTATCCGAATTTCGTCGGCATCGCGAAGGCCTACGGCTGGGGCGCGAAGTACGTGAAAGAGAAAGCGGACCTGACCGCGGCGCTGCAAGAGATGATCGACTTCGACGGCCCTTACTTGCTCGACGTGCAAGTGCCGTACACGGAACACGTGTTGCCGATGATCCCGGGCGGCGGCACCGTGCGCGACATCATCAACGACTAA
- a CDS encoding glycosyltransferase family 25 protein translates to MLIDCPAQRLLAGFERITVVNLPDRTDRRREMEEQLQAVGVEAHDARLRFFAAKRPTEKGDWPSLGARGCFQSHLEILRQALDDGLGNVLVLEDDCDFTPHLEEQREALLGALETASWDLCYPGHPEALADAEAGTWVAHAGSFQQSHCYAVHGRALPRLVEFLEAITRRAEGHPLGGPQHYDGALNMFRAQNPDIVTLLAAPSLAHQRSSKSDIFEHWYDRVPGVRQLFALRRQLKKRLRG, encoded by the coding sequence ATGCTTATCGATTGCCCTGCCCAGCGGCTGCTCGCCGGCTTCGAACGGATCACGGTCGTGAACTTGCCCGATCGCACGGATCGGCGGCGCGAGATGGAGGAGCAGCTGCAGGCGGTCGGCGTCGAAGCGCACGACGCCCGGCTCCGCTTCTTCGCGGCGAAACGTCCGACCGAAAAAGGAGATTGGCCGAGCCTCGGCGCGCGGGGCTGTTTCCAAAGCCATCTCGAAATTCTGCGGCAAGCGCTCGACGACGGTCTCGGCAACGTGCTCGTCTTAGAAGACGACTGCGACTTCACGCCGCATCTTGAAGAACAACGCGAAGCCCTGCTCGGTGCGCTGGAGACCGCGAGTTGGGATCTCTGCTACCCGGGCCATCCGGAAGCGCTCGCCGATGCCGAAGCTGGCACCTGGGTCGCGCATGCCGGATCGTTTCAGCAATCGCATTGCTACGCCGTTCACGGTCGGGCCCTGCCGCGATTGGTCGAGTTCCTCGAAGCGATCACGCGCCGCGCCGAAGGGCATCCGCTCGGCGGCCCGCAACACTACGACGGCGCGTTGAATATGTTTCGCGCACAGAACCCGGACATCGTCACGCTGTTGGCAGCGCCGAGCTTGGCCCATCAGCGGAGCTCGAAGAGCGACATCTTCGAGCATTGGTACGACCGCGTACCGGGGGTGCGCCAGTTGTTCGCACTCCGCCGGCAATTAAAGAAGCGCCTCCGGGGCTAA
- a CDS encoding MarR family transcriptional regulator, whose translation MAASSSANVRATRTPRRASKFDSLEQEAYLQLWRTYDRLKMLEDRLFDEVEISAQQYNTLRLLRSVRPKTMPTSALAVRLVSRAPDMTRLLDKLEERGLVRRERKAANRRVVEVGIAESGVALLDALAERVRRCHAEQLGHLGAKALRELIGVLKEVRRPHEDEASLWPGNQP comes from the coding sequence ATGGCAGCCTCTTCTTCCGCAAACGTTCGTGCGACCCGCACGCCTCGCCGCGCTTCCAAGTTCGACTCGCTCGAACAGGAAGCCTATCTCCAGCTCTGGCGGACCTACGACCGTCTGAAGATGCTCGAAGATCGCCTCTTCGACGAGGTCGAGATCTCAGCGCAGCAATACAACACGCTCCGCCTGCTCCGCTCGGTGCGTCCCAAGACGATGCCGACCTCGGCCTTGGCGGTGCGGCTTGTGTCCCGCGCGCCCGACATGACCCGCCTGCTCGACAAGCTGGAAGAACGAGGCCTCGTGCGCCGCGAGCGCAAGGCCGCGAATCGGCGGGTCGTCGAAGTCGGCATCGCCGAATCCGGCGTGGCGCTGCTCGATGCCCTGGCCGAGCGAGTTCGTCGCTGCCACGCCGAGCAACTCGGCCACCTCGGCGCGAAGGCGCTCCGTGAGCTGATCGGCGTGCTGAAGGAAGTTCGCCGCCCGCATGAAGACGAGGCCAGCTTGTGGCCCGGCAATCAGCCTTAG
- a CDS encoding tryptophan 7-halogenase, with the protein MIQTASSAASTSDASRPHVIVIGGGPSGATVSTLIAQQGYRVQLFERERFPRYHIGESLIPETFWVLERLKMLDKLRASAFVKKYSVQFVTDKGKLSEPFYFMDNKPHECSQTWQVYRQEFDLMMLRNAAEQGVDVHEGVRVLDVIYEGTRAVGVKIVDEGGTHREVRADVVIDAAGQSCLIQDRLGLREWDPVLKKAAVWTYWKGAYRDQGRDEGATIVMQTQGRQGWFWYIPLHDDVLSVGVVAPYDYLFTNRESKDLEKIYFEEVARCPGLQPRIANAERAAPFRAAKEYSYRSKEVAGDGWVLVGDAFGFLDPLYSSGVLLALKSGALAADAVCEGLAKGDTSAAQLGKWGPGFIEGMERMRRLVCEFYDGFSFGRFVKKHPHLKGHLTDLLIGDLFTDAVDDVIAPMDEMRAEWEAEKAARAAQ; encoded by the coding sequence ATGATCCAAACCGCCTCGTCCGCAGCTTCGACCTCCGACGCTTCTCGGCCGCATGTCATCGTCATCGGCGGCGGGCCTTCGGGCGCGACCGTCTCGACGCTCATAGCACAGCAGGGCTACCGCGTGCAACTGTTCGAGCGCGAGCGCTTCCCGCGCTACCACATCGGCGAGTCGCTGATTCCCGAGACGTTTTGGGTGCTCGAGCGCTTGAAGATGCTAGACAAGCTGCGCGCCAGCGCGTTCGTGAAGAAGTACAGCGTGCAGTTCGTCACGGACAAGGGGAAGCTGTCCGAGCCGTTCTACTTCATGGACAACAAGCCGCACGAATGCTCGCAGACGTGGCAAGTCTATCGTCAAGAGTTCGACTTGATGATGCTTCGTAATGCCGCCGAGCAAGGGGTCGACGTCCACGAAGGCGTTCGCGTGCTCGACGTAATCTACGAAGGAACGCGCGCCGTCGGCGTGAAGATCGTCGACGAAGGGGGCACTCATCGCGAAGTCCGCGCCGATGTCGTGATCGATGCGGCGGGCCAAAGCTGCCTGATTCAAGATCGCCTCGGCTTGCGCGAATGGGATCCGGTCCTCAAGAAAGCCGCCGTGTGGACCTATTGGAAAGGGGCCTATCGCGACCAAGGACGCGACGAAGGGGCGACCATCGTCATGCAGACGCAAGGCCGGCAGGGTTGGTTCTGGTATATCCCGTTGCACGACGACGTCCTGAGCGTCGGCGTCGTCGCTCCCTACGATTACCTCTTCACGAATCGCGAGTCGAAGGATTTGGAAAAAATCTACTTCGAAGAAGTCGCCCGTTGCCCGGGCCTGCAACCGCGCATCGCGAATGCGGAACGGGCCGCTCCGTTTCGCGCCGCGAAGGAATACTCGTATCGCTCGAAGGAAGTCGCCGGCGACGGTTGGGTGTTGGTCGGCGATGCGTTCGGGTTTCTCGATCCGCTCTACTCCTCGGGCGTGTTGCTCGCGCTCAAGTCGGGGGCGCTCGCAGCCGACGCCGTGTGCGAAGGGCTCGCGAAGGGAGACACCTCGGCTGCGCAACTCGGCAAGTGGGGGCCCGGATTCATCGAAGGGATGGAGCGGATGCGCCGGCTGGTGTGCGAGTTCTACGACGGCTTTAGTTTCGGACGGTTCGTGAAAAAACATCCCCATCTGAAAGGCCATCTCACCGACCTGTTGATCGGCGACCTCTTCACGGACGCGGTCGACGACGTGATCGCGCCGATGGATGAGATGCGCGCCGAATGGGAAGCCGAGAAAGCCGCGCGAGCGGCGCAATAG
- a CDS encoding cation:proton antiporter — translation MSGTPFVTFAVGIALMLVCGIGCGYVMRRLHQPAVLGEMLGGIILGPTIFGALYPEWQAALFPSVGNVAAVRNGTIKLGMLFFLFTVGLEIDLRSLRRHGLSALLIGTIGTAVPLLVGTAVVYLLPSLFPVPDETLRLPLALFIGASLANSANPVLARILLDLGLMKDKLGTILMAATVVDDLVGWSLLAIVMGRAANGAAGSTAAAASAGQSSLWGGVATVFVFFLVTMALGRWFATPLLRRARRKLNWPSGFIGTAIVLVLVSAAASEHFGLHAFLGPFLLGIALAPTTAEREEAYGVMEHFVLSFFVPIYFVSMGLTSNFLTQFDLSVVLVILVTACVSKILSAYAAARLGGLDSRTSWAVGCGMNARGATGIILAGVGLESGVIDHRIYVALVLMALITSMMAGPLMKLFLAAHGATSESFKEAPLAGERPA, via the coding sequence GTGAGCGGAACGCCGTTCGTCACCTTCGCCGTCGGAATCGCGCTGATGCTCGTCTGCGGCATCGGGTGCGGCTACGTGATGCGCCGGCTGCACCAGCCGGCCGTCCTCGGCGAAATGCTCGGCGGCATCATTCTCGGGCCGACGATCTTCGGCGCACTCTATCCCGAATGGCAAGCGGCGCTCTTCCCCAGCGTCGGCAACGTCGCGGCCGTTCGCAACGGCACGATCAAGCTCGGGATGCTGTTCTTTCTGTTCACCGTCGGGCTCGAGATCGACCTGCGGAGCCTGCGCCGCCATGGCTTGAGCGCGCTCTTGATCGGCACGATCGGCACGGCCGTACCGCTGCTGGTGGGAACGGCCGTGGTCTATTTGCTGCCGAGCTTGTTCCCCGTGCCCGATGAAACGCTCCGGCTGCCGCTAGCGCTCTTTATCGGCGCGTCGCTCGCCAACTCGGCGAATCCGGTGCTGGCCCGAATCTTGCTCGACCTCGGGCTCATGAAAGATAAGCTCGGGACGATTCTGATGGCGGCGACGGTCGTCGACGATCTCGTCGGCTGGTCGCTGCTGGCGATCGTGATGGGCCGCGCGGCCAACGGCGCCGCCGGTTCGACCGCGGCGGCGGCGAGCGCCGGGCAATCGTCGCTATGGGGCGGTGTCGCGACGGTCTTCGTCTTCTTCCTCGTCACGATGGCATTGGGGCGCTGGTTCGCGACACCGCTGTTGCGCCGTGCGAGGCGGAAGTTGAATTGGCCGTCCGGCTTCATCGGCACGGCGATCGTGCTGGTCTTGGTGAGTGCGGCAGCTTCGGAGCATTTCGGTTTACATGCCTTCCTCGGCCCGTTTCTGCTCGGCATCGCGCTCGCTCCGACGACGGCCGAGCGAGAAGAAGCGTACGGAGTGATGGAACACTTCGTACTGAGTTTCTTCGTGCCGATCTACTTCGTTTCGATGGGGCTGACGTCGAACTTCCTCACGCAGTTCGACCTCTCGGTCGTGCTCGTGATTCTCGTCACTGCCTGCGTGAGCAAGATCCTCAGCGCGTATGCGGCCGCGCGCCTCGGCGGGCTCGATTCGCGCACGAGCTGGGCCGTCGGCTGCGGGATGAATGCTCGCGGGGCGACGGGAATCATCCTGGCCGGCGTCGGGCTGGAAAGCGGCGTGATCGACCACCGCATCTACGTGGCGCTCGTGCTGATGGCGCTCATCACCTCGATGATGGCCGGCCCGCTGATGAAGCTGTTCCTGGCTGCGCACGGAGCGACGTCGGAAAGTTTTAAGGAAGCGCCGCTCGCGGGGGAGCGGCCGGCGTGA